Proteins encoded by one window of Acidipropionibacterium virtanenii:
- a CDS encoding metallopeptidase family protein — translation MSSRRDRHGRGMRGPLVVPREHGGVLRRPAPTRTEFFAEAVGSALDHVAQTCPAALDGVVVGIEEVPEKQSFVEDRVPLASAQDGDGHRPSRVVLFRRPLELRAATPTGLVILVHRTLVEQLSALTGLPVDVIDGSDGQDGREV, via the coding sequence ATGTCGTCACGTCGTGATCGCCATGGCCGGGGAATGCGCGGCCCCCTCGTGGTGCCCAGGGAGCACGGCGGCGTCCTGCGCCGTCCCGCCCCGACCCGCACGGAGTTCTTCGCCGAGGCCGTCGGTTCGGCCCTGGACCATGTCGCGCAGACCTGTCCCGCCGCCCTCGACGGGGTCGTGGTCGGCATCGAGGAGGTGCCCGAGAAGCAGTCCTTCGTCGAGGACCGGGTGCCGTTGGCGTCGGCTCAGGACGGAGACGGCCACCGGCCCTCCCGGGTCGTGCTCTTCCGTCGCCCTCTGGAACTGCGGGCGGCCACCCCGACAGGCCTGGTGATCCTGGTCCACCGCACCCTTGTCGAACAGCTCAGCGCCCTCACCGGACTGCCCGTCGACGTCATCGACGGAAGCGACGGCCAGGACGGTCGGGAGGTCTAG
- a CDS encoding DUF3499 domain-containing protein, whose product MRECSRPGCSRPAVATLTYVYAESTAVLGPLGPAREPNSYDLCQDHSGALSAPRGWEVIRLPGIDEAPAITPDDDLMALARAVRETGMLEGESGGPLGGGVPAPDSVRVVASRGHLSVIVDSTDAAGRTH is encoded by the coding sequence GTGAGGGAGTGTTCTCGTCCTGGATGTTCGCGGCCCGCGGTCGCGACACTGACCTACGTCTACGCGGAGTCCACCGCGGTACTCGGCCCCCTCGGGCCTGCCCGGGAACCCAATTCCTACGACCTGTGCCAGGACCATTCAGGAGCACTCTCGGCCCCCCGAGGCTGGGAGGTCATCCGCCTGCCCGGAATCGACGAGGCGCCGGCGATCACCCCGGATGACGATCTGATGGCGCTGGCCCGGGCGGTCCGCGAGACAGGGATGCTCGAGGGGGAGTCGGGCGGGCCCCTCGGCGGCGGCGTGCCGGCTCCGGACTCGGTGCGGGTCGTGGCCTCCCGCGGCCATCTCAGCGTCATCGTGGATTCCACCGACGCCGCGGGCCGGACGCACTGA
- a CDS encoding phosphoheptose isomerase, whose translation MSPAFDDSRLEQQTLPPAAEQTLRRLASTGARIRTDTGDLEAWCAEAAARLERPRGVLVVGPEARLIRSVLEPQCPVPMVAWPLDRVPAWVGPLDLVVALDSRAQTAEEPHSCLDAVAEARRRGAAVLLASETASPAWAAAGGRSSVRLPMTTGDPMAAAVAVLAVLGRIGIGPTVIPEQVARAADMVAEAASPHRDLALNPAKDMACALADADPLLWGGSVLAARASRRFAESLRQASGRSALSADAEALMPVITATEPRDPFADPEIDGAADRPVLVVMDDGAPDPLGSRDRLEAACRSRDVAVRTIGLPMGTGEEGPVGTYVTLMLQGRFAAAYLGLGLGRLDRSEERGPGEY comes from the coding sequence GTGAGCCCCGCCTTCGATGATTCCCGGCTGGAGCAGCAGACGCTGCCTCCGGCCGCCGAGCAGACGCTGCGCCGGCTGGCCAGCACGGGTGCCCGGATACGGACCGACACCGGCGATCTGGAGGCCTGGTGCGCTGAGGCGGCCGCCCGCCTCGAGAGACCCCGAGGGGTCCTGGTGGTCGGTCCCGAGGCCCGGCTGATCAGATCCGTGCTGGAGCCGCAGTGCCCCGTCCCCATGGTCGCCTGGCCACTCGACCGGGTGCCGGCATGGGTCGGACCCCTCGACCTGGTGGTGGCGCTGGACTCCCGGGCGCAGACCGCCGAGGAGCCCCACTCGTGCCTCGACGCCGTCGCCGAGGCACGCCGCCGCGGAGCCGCCGTGCTGCTCGCCTCCGAGACCGCTTCGCCGGCCTGGGCGGCCGCCGGAGGGCGATCCTCGGTGCGCCTGCCGATGACCACCGGCGACCCGATGGCCGCCGCGGTCGCGGTGCTCGCCGTTCTCGGGCGGATCGGAATCGGTCCCACCGTGATCCCCGAGCAGGTGGCACGGGCCGCCGACATGGTGGCCGAGGCCGCCTCTCCCCACCGCGACCTGGCCCTCAACCCGGCCAAGGACATGGCCTGTGCGTTGGCCGACGCCGACCCCCTCCTGTGGGGAGGCTCGGTCCTGGCGGCCCGCGCCTCCCGGCGCTTCGCCGAGTCCCTGCGACAGGCCAGCGGCCGGTCCGCCCTGTCGGCCGATGCCGAGGCCCTGATGCCGGTCATCACCGCCACCGAGCCGCGCGATCCGTTCGCCGATCCGGAGATCGACGGGGCTGCGGACCGGCCCGTCCTGGTCGTCATGGACGACGGCGCGCCGGACCCTCTCGGATCGCGGGACCGGCTGGAGGCGGCCTGCCGGAGTCGCGATGTGGCGGTGCGCACCATCGGCCTGCCGATGGGTACCGGGGAGGAGGGGCCGGTCGGGACATACGTCACCCTGATGCTCCAGGGGCGCTTCGCAGCCGCCTATCTGGGCCTGGGGCTGGGGCGCCTCGACCGGTCCGAGGAACGGGGCCCCGGTGAGTACTGA
- a CDS encoding cation diffusion facilitator family transporter, with protein MWAWGWGASTGPRNGAPVSTEGGRRAIIAAASANLGIAATKFAAWGVTGASSMLAEAIHSTADTGNQLLLMIGGRAAVREPDEEHPFGYGRARYLAAFMVAIVLFTLGGLFALYECYEKIMAVRAGEHDALTESTWWWVPLVVVGISLVAESLSLRTALKETHKARAHLSVLDFIKQAKAPELPVVMLEDSAAVLGLVFALAGIGLTLLTGNEIFDAVGSGCIGLLLVVVAVILGREMLSLLEGESASPENRAAVAEAISDTSGVDSIIHMRTIHVAPETILVAAKIAVDPGDSAVGVARIIDDAEAAVRAAVPMVGPLYLEPDILRPSPSDADVKEN; from the coding sequence ATCTGGGCCTGGGGCTGGGGCGCCTCGACCGGTCCGAGGAACGGGGCCCCGGTGAGTACTGAGGGCGGGCGCAGGGCGATCATTGCCGCGGCCAGTGCCAATCTGGGCATCGCCGCCACCAAATTCGCGGCCTGGGGCGTGACCGGCGCGTCGTCGATGCTCGCCGAGGCCATTCACTCCACCGCCGACACCGGGAACCAGCTGCTGCTCATGATCGGCGGTCGCGCCGCCGTCCGCGAGCCCGACGAGGAGCACCCCTTCGGTTACGGCCGGGCCCGCTACCTGGCCGCCTTCATGGTGGCCATCGTGCTGTTCACGCTCGGCGGCCTGTTCGCCCTGTACGAATGCTACGAGAAGATCATGGCCGTGCGCGCCGGAGAGCACGACGCCCTCACCGAGTCCACCTGGTGGTGGGTTCCGTTGGTGGTCGTCGGGATCTCGCTGGTCGCGGAGTCGCTGAGCCTGCGGACCGCCCTGAAGGAGACCCACAAGGCCAGGGCTCATCTCTCGGTGCTGGACTTCATCAAACAGGCGAAGGCGCCCGAACTGCCGGTGGTCATGCTGGAGGACTCCGCCGCCGTCCTCGGTCTGGTCTTCGCACTGGCCGGCATCGGGCTGACCCTTCTGACCGGCAATGAGATCTTCGACGCCGTGGGCAGTGGTTGTATCGGCCTGCTGCTGGTCGTGGTCGCGGTGATCCTCGGCCGGGAGATGCTCTCCCTGCTGGAGGGAGAGTCGGCCAGCCCCGAGAATCGCGCCGCCGTCGCCGAGGCGATCAGCGACACCTCCGGCGTCGACTCGATCATCCACATGCGCACCATTCACGTCGCCCCGGAGACGATCCTGGTGGCCGCGAAGATCGCGGTCGATCCCGGGGACTCGGCGGTCGGCGTCGCCAGGATCATCGACGACGCCGAGGCCGCGGTCCGCGCGGCCGTGCCCATGGTGGGCCCCCTCTACCTGGAACCCGACATCCTGCGTCCGTCCCCGTCGGACGCCGACGTGAAGGAGAACTGA
- a CDS encoding DUF3039 domain-containing protein — MSTQAAPGSETVVEERTQPSFQDGDAERFSHYVPKAKLTDAIVNGTPVVALCGKVWVPTRNPDRFPVCPECKEIWESLNPGKPGK, encoded by the coding sequence ATGAGCACCCAGGCCGCACCAGGATCCGAGACAGTCGTCGAGGAGCGCACCCAACCGTCCTTCCAGGATGGCGACGCTGAACGATTCTCGCACTATGTGCCCAAGGCGAAGCTCACCGACGCGATCGTCAACGGCACACCCGTCGTCGCACTGTGCGGGAAGGTGTGGGTCCCGACCCGCAATCCGGACCGTTTCCCGGTGTGCCCGGAGTGCAAGGAGATCTGGGAGTCCCTCAACCCCGGCAAGCCCGGCAAATGA
- a CDS encoding RDD family protein — protein MSSQEPTRRDTRPENPGDAPMLPPMGWYPDPGGSEKERYWDGSRWTRNLRAPREIETVADQHDRRPGSLRQTADPLPTGDAGARHQVVQRRSADAPRAAPASRHPEQQPDSRRTVEARTGDGMPLAGWWWRVLSTIIDAALVWIVVAVVLRDQFTLFLTRSMQLSAESMNSYGAMYEAVARDQELVSASTAIVSGAIIGQALYQFIMLVICSASIGQLICRLRVVEADHGQEHRRLRWGRALLRSAVWGAVEYVSQTTLGFLGLFSYLMPLWQRRRQTIHDIVGGTQVIRLPRD, from the coding sequence GTGAGCAGTCAAGAGCCGACCCGACGGGACACCCGACCCGAGAACCCGGGAGACGCCCCGATGCTGCCCCCGATGGGCTGGTACCCCGATCCCGGTGGCAGCGAGAAGGAGCGTTACTGGGACGGATCCCGCTGGACCCGCAACCTTCGGGCTCCCCGTGAGATCGAGACGGTCGCGGATCAGCACGACCGACGGCCCGGATCGCTGCGTCAGACCGCGGATCCGCTTCCCACGGGTGACGCAGGAGCCCGTCACCAGGTGGTGCAGCGCAGGTCCGCCGACGCCCCTCGCGCCGCCCCGGCATCCCGGCACCCCGAGCAGCAGCCGGACTCCCGCCGGACCGTCGAGGCGCGCACCGGGGACGGGATGCCTCTGGCCGGCTGGTGGTGGAGAGTGCTCTCCACGATCATCGACGCCGCTCTGGTGTGGATCGTGGTGGCTGTGGTGCTCCGTGACCAGTTCACCCTCTTCCTGACCCGCTCGATGCAACTCTCGGCCGAGAGCATGAATTCGTACGGTGCCATGTACGAGGCCGTCGCGCGCGACCAGGAACTGGTGTCGGCGTCGACGGCGATCGTCAGTGGTGCCATCATCGGCCAGGCCCTCTACCAGTTCATCATGCTCGTGATCTGCTCGGCCTCGATCGGCCAGCTCATCTGCCGGCTGCGGGTGGTCGAGGCGGATCACGGTCAGGAGCACCGTCGTCTCCGCTGGGGACGGGCGCTGCTCCGCTCGGCCGTCTGGGGGGCTGTGGAGTACGTCAGCCAGACCACCCTGGGATTCCTCGGCCTGTTCAGCTACCTCATGCCGCTGTGGCAGCGCCGTCGGCAGACCATCCACGACATCGTCGGCGGCACGCAGGTGATCCGCCTGCCCCGAGACTGA